A part of Solea solea chromosome 8, fSolSol10.1, whole genome shotgun sequence genomic DNA contains:
- the zgc:152968 gene encoding uncharacterized protein zgc:152968 isoform X3 yields the protein MFPSSGLFAGLICPVSKYGVCERPHCPYKHAFTVRDDVSGSSTVVDSAGVRNYYSSVCAAPVREETVDDSIQELERINKEIETVRHEVELEQRRLSCYQTIRVDQRNTVCSLSDSKSESAGKNADKGSCGLSSCTDFYETNTQVRKYVVDNSKPRTDLEYDPLSNFSAGLRSCSTSVKEQKPKIVQETRLVVQANTPSPEPLDSNEDSVLIIDIPPSPDKNLIGIQEPVCVAGNSKGTVEQTNEFKTAEISLDSSPLCFTKAMAYQITPCVSVRAAVKVYNHCDADKGQYQSSVNENKGCENIPAGGNVIDLTESLENLESECEKIANLPVYSDQQGQSLNNLKVEGEESTFQGELPESELSIRVAKLKTIQPHNLSSNISFFDKTSNLDSLCRQKTMPTQTMEVPAQNSVYNHCSLENSVSSLVSGSQNRALINKTSSVIYQEQKEPALVGNHYQTSVIYHSHLANGVDSSEPNEQLLVEFGKEDVITISSSEEEELNYSDMDLSDSDPMEECYRIFMEANNEDGKGREEQTSLSDGTMDVEKQELTVAPQVLPGKKRVAHEAKHTEQPMAKIRPEPQVLVPLRGPVASGFGSQTSVTSKIQQVQQRASMVAASIKGGQAFVSMTSQKKQETQTTAGPSTHAHVDTQPAPVQNAYTNYLSLGTAVIEVGNNLHFILPEGTFPFPVTSSSSPVTSVLTPVRIVPRSNHLSMKQLCHKAAITPVQRYHTTAPVLIPAQTRKPSLASASAHSNPAASTTTPPAAHTVAAKPVPTKRKLKQEAAKEKVPHDLRQRYVNIFTEEFLKTTANVNDAFEKAVAEERTVYNRSANKLKYLSVAVNSLKRLKNLSAASAQGRDEVNGHGSKGNIPLHREMLRGNDDMALYEGLKDYLLTEEKLIESNFPVQHPEKPGCAALFADPKKGITDPLKRICCRCGATYSVSQSGKHVRKEECTYHYGKGVENRVPGGVETRYSCCQGVMGAPGCQVFQLHVHDSLSLEGFVSTSPRHSLDKSCPGVYSLDCEMCYTVHGLELSRVTVVNSSLQVIYDTFVRPDNEVIDYNTRFSGISVEDVKSNKTSIREVHETLLSFISADTILIGHGLEMDLCALKLFHGNMVDTSVVFPHRLGPPHKLTLNNLTAEYLRKIIQESVCGHDTAEDATACMELILWKAKDGKLKK from the exons ATGTTTCCCTCGTCGGGTCTCTTTGCTGGTTTAATATGTCCTGTCTCTAAATATGGGGTTTGTGAGCGACCTCATTGCCCATACAAACATGCTTTCACGGTACGGGACGATGTGTCTGGTTCCTCCACAGTGGTCGACTCAGCAG GAGTCAGAAATTACTACTCATCTGTCTGTGCTGCACCAGTGAGAGAGGAGACTGTAGATGATAGCATCCAGGAGCTGGAACGGATCAACAAAGAGATTGAGACTGTCAGGCAtgaggtggagctggagcaaCGGCGACTGTCATGCTACCAGACCATACGGGTGGACCAAAGAAATACTGTGTGTAGTCTTTCTGATTCCAAGTCTGAAAGTGCTGGTAAAAATGCAGACAAAGGCTCTTGTGGACTGTCTTCATGCACAGACTTTTATGAGACAAACACCCAAGTAAGGAAGTATGTTGTTGACAACTCAAAACCCAGGACTGACTTGGAGTATGACCCATTGTCCAACTTTTCTGCTGGTTTACGGTCTTGCAGCACCTCTGTTAAGGAGCAGAAACCTAAAATTGTGCAAGAAACAAGGCTAGTTGTTCAGGCTAATACCCCGTCTCCTGAGCCTCTTGACTCAAATGAAGACAGTGTCCTGATTATTGACATTCCTCCCTCACCTGACAAAAACCTAATTGGAATTCAGGAACCTGTTTGTGTTGCTGGCAACTCCAAGGGCACAGTAGAACAAACAAATGAGTTCAAAACAGCAGAAATTTCACTAGATTCTTCACCATTATGCTTTACAAAAGCTATGGCATACCAGATCACACCATGTGTATCAGTGCGGGCGGCAGTTAAAGTTTATAATCATTGTGATGCTGACAAAGGCCAATATCAGTCCAGTGTAAATGAGAACAAAGGGTGTGAAAATATACCAGCTGGTGGTAATGTAATTGACCTAACTGAAAGTTTAGAGAATCTGGAAAGTGAGTGTGAGAAAATTGCAAATCTACCCGTCTATTCAGACCAACAAGGTCAGAGTTTGAATAATCTGAAGGTGGAAGGGGAAGAAAGCACATTTCAAGGTGAACTGCCTGAAAGTGAGCTATCCATTAGGGTTGCAAAACTGAAAACCATACAGCCACATAATCTTTCctcaaatatttcattttttgatAAAACTTCAAACTTGGATTCACTGTGCAGGCAAAAGACCATGCCAACCCAGACAATGGAGGTGCCAGCTCAGAACAGTGTTTATAACCACTGCTCTCTTGAGAATAGTGTGTCGTCACTGGTTTCAGGCAGCCAGAATAGAGCACTCATTAACAAGACCTCATCTGTAATATATCAGGAGCAAAAAGAACCAGCTTTAGTTGGCAACCATTATCAAACATCTGTCATCTATCACTCACATTTAGCAAACGGAGTCGATTCATCTGAACCCAATGAGCAGCTTTTAGTCGAATTTGGCAAAGAAGACGTTATTACCATCTCCAGCTCCGAGGAGGAAGAGCTCAATTATTCTGACATGGACTTGTCTGACAGCGACCCAATGGAAGAATGCTACAGGATCTTCATGGAGGCAAATAATGAAGATGGGAAGGGACGTGAGGAGCAAACCAGTTTGTCA GATGGAACTATGGATGTAGAGAAGCAGGAGTTGACTGTCGCTCCCCAAGTGTTACCAGGAAAGAAGAGAGTGGCTCACGAAGCCAAACATACAGAG CAGCCAATGGCGAAGATCAGACCTGAGCCTCAGGTATTGGTCCCCCTGCGTGGGCCAGTGGCTTCAGGATTTGGCTCCCAGACCTCAGTCACTTCAAAGATTCAGCAGGTACAGCAAAGAGCCTCCATGGTGGCTGCTTCAATAAAGGGTGGTCAAGCATTTGTCTCCATGACCTCTCAGAAGAAGCAAGAGACCCAGACTACTGCTGGTCCTTCCACTCATGCCCATGTAGACACGCAACCTGCCCCTGTGCAAAATG CTTACACAAACTACCTGTCTTTGGGAACTGCTGTGATTGAAGTAGGCAATAACTTGCACTTCATCCTCCCAGAGGGCACCTTCCCTTTTCCTGTAACTTCAAGTTCCAGCCCTGTTACCTCAGTGTTGACTCCGGTCAGAATCGTGCCCAGGAGCAATCATCTTAGTATGAAACAACTTTGTCATAAAGCTGCAATAACCCCTGTGCAAAGATACCACACAACAGCACCTGTGCTCATTCCTGCTCAAACTCGGAAACCTTCACTGGCCTCTGCCTCAGCACATTCAAATCCAGCTGCCTCCACTACTACTCCTCCTGCTGCCCATACTGTTGCTGCCAAG ccTGTGCCAACTAAACGTAAGCTGAAGCAAGAGGCCGCCAAAGAAAAAGTTCCCCATGATCTCAGACAGCGATACGTCAACATATTTACAGAGGAGTTCCTCAAAACAACAGCCAATGTCAATGATGCCTTTGAAAAA GCTGTTGCCGAGGAACGGACAGTGTACAATCGCAGTGCGAACAAGCTGAAATATTTGAGCGTGGCTGTTAATTCACTAAAGAGGCTGAAGAATCTGAGCGCTGCTTCAGCTCAAG GTAGAGATGAGGTAAACGGTCATGGATCCAAAGGCAACATACCACTTCACCGGGAGATGTTGAGAGGAAATG ATGATATGGCATTGTATGAGGGTTTGAAGGATTATCTTTTGACTGAGGAAAAGCTAATTGAGAGCAACTTCCCTGTCCAGCACCCAGAGAAACCTGGCTGTGCTGCTCTGTTTGCTGACCCCAAAAAAGGCATCACAGACC CTCTGAAGAGGATCTGCTGTCGATGTGGGGCCACGTACTCTGTGAGCCAATCGGGCAAACATGTTCGCAAGGAGGAGTGTACCTATCATTATGGGAAAGGAGTTGAAAATAGAG TGCCAGGTGGAGTGGAGACTCGCTACAGCTGCTGTCAAGGAGTCATGGGAGCACCTGGATGTCAAGTGTTTCAG TTGCATGTCCATGACTCCCTCAGCCTAGAAGGGTTTGTGTCTACTAGCCCCAGACATTCCTTGGATAAGAGCTGTCCTGGGGTCTACTCCTTGGATTGTGAAATG TGTTACACTGTTCATGGTCTGGAGCTGTCCAGAGTGACGGTGGTCAACTCTAGTCTGCAAGTTATCTACGACACCTTCGTCAGACCTGATAATGAGGTCATCGATTATAACACAAG GTTTTCAGGCATCAGTGTGGAGGATGTGAAAAGTAACAAAACATCGATCAGAGAGGTGCACGAGACCTTATTGAGCTTCATTAGTGCCGACACCATTCTGATCGGACATGGCCTGGAAATGGACCTCTGTGCCCTGAAG TTATTTCATGGCAATATGGTGGACACCTCAGTGGTCTTCCCCCACCGCTTGGGCCCCCCTCACAAGCTTACCCTCAACAACCTCACTGCTGAATACCTGCGCAAGATCATCCAAGAGAGCG TTTGTGGCCATGACACTGCAGAAGATGCTACCGCCTGCATGGAGCTCATATTATGGAAGGCCAAAGatggaaaactgaaaaaataa
- the zgc:152968 gene encoding uncharacterized protein zgc:152968 isoform X2 — MFPSSGLFAGLICPVSKYGVCERPHCPYKHAFTVRDDVSGSSTVVDSAGVRNYYSSVCAAPVREETVDDSIQELERINKEIETVRHEVELEQRRLSCYQTIRVDQRNTVCSLSDSKSESAGKNADKGSCGLSSCTDFYETNTQVRKYVVDNSKPRTDLEYDPLSNFSAGLRSCSTSVKEQKPKIVQETRLVVQANTPSPEPLDSNEDSVLIIDIPPSPDKNLIGIQEPVCVAGNSKGTVEQTNEFKTAEISLDSSPLCFTKAMAYQITPCVSVRAAVKVYNHCDADKGQYQSSVNENKGCENIPAGGNVIDLTESLENLESECEKIANLPVYSDQQGQSLNNLKVEGEESTFQGELPESELSIRVAKLKTIQPHNLSSNISFFDKTSNLDSLCRQKTMPTQTMEVPAQNSVYNHCSLENSVSSLVSGSQNRALINKTSSVIYQEQKEPALVGNHYQTSVIYHSHLANGVDSSEPNEQLLVEFGKEDVITISSSEEEELNYSDMDLSDSDPMEECYRIFMEANNEDGKGREEQTSLSDGTMDVEKQELTVAPQVLPGKKRVAHEAKHTEPMAKIRPEPQVLVPLRGPVASGFGSQTSVTSKIQQVQQRASMVAASIKGGQAFVSMTSQKKQETQTTAGPSTHAHVDTQPAPVQNAYTNYLSLGTAVIEVGNNLHFILPEGTFPFPVTSSSSPVTSVLTPVRIVPRSNHLSMKQLCHKAAITPVQRYHTTAPVLIPAQTRKPSLASASAHSNPAASTTTPPAAHTVAAKPVPTKRKLKQEAAKEKVPHDLRQRYVNIFTEEFLKTTANVNDAFEKAVAEERTVYNRSANKLKYLSVAVNSLKRLKNLSAASAQGRDEVNGHGSKGNIPLHREMLRGNDDMALYEGLKDYLLTEEKLIESNFPVQHPEKPGCAALFADPKKGITDPLKRICCRCGATYSVSQSGKHVRKEECTYHYGKGVENRVPGGVETRYSCCQGVMGAPGCQVFQLHVHDSLSLEGFVSTSPRHSLDKSCPGVYSLDCEMCYTVHGLELSRVTVVNSSLQVIYDTFVRPDNEVIDYNTRFSGISVEDVKSNKTSIREVHETLLSFISADTILIGHGLEMDLCALKLFHGNMVDTSVVFPHRLGPPHKLTLNNLTAEYLRKIIQESGGSSWITCSHHNSVMIQIKTKLQSYLSVNKMYV, encoded by the exons ATGTTTCCCTCGTCGGGTCTCTTTGCTGGTTTAATATGTCCTGTCTCTAAATATGGGGTTTGTGAGCGACCTCATTGCCCATACAAACATGCTTTCACGGTACGGGACGATGTGTCTGGTTCCTCCACAGTGGTCGACTCAGCAG GAGTCAGAAATTACTACTCATCTGTCTGTGCTGCACCAGTGAGAGAGGAGACTGTAGATGATAGCATCCAGGAGCTGGAACGGATCAACAAAGAGATTGAGACTGTCAGGCAtgaggtggagctggagcaaCGGCGACTGTCATGCTACCAGACCATACGGGTGGACCAAAGAAATACTGTGTGTAGTCTTTCTGATTCCAAGTCTGAAAGTGCTGGTAAAAATGCAGACAAAGGCTCTTGTGGACTGTCTTCATGCACAGACTTTTATGAGACAAACACCCAAGTAAGGAAGTATGTTGTTGACAACTCAAAACCCAGGACTGACTTGGAGTATGACCCATTGTCCAACTTTTCTGCTGGTTTACGGTCTTGCAGCACCTCTGTTAAGGAGCAGAAACCTAAAATTGTGCAAGAAACAAGGCTAGTTGTTCAGGCTAATACCCCGTCTCCTGAGCCTCTTGACTCAAATGAAGACAGTGTCCTGATTATTGACATTCCTCCCTCACCTGACAAAAACCTAATTGGAATTCAGGAACCTGTTTGTGTTGCTGGCAACTCCAAGGGCACAGTAGAACAAACAAATGAGTTCAAAACAGCAGAAATTTCACTAGATTCTTCACCATTATGCTTTACAAAAGCTATGGCATACCAGATCACACCATGTGTATCAGTGCGGGCGGCAGTTAAAGTTTATAATCATTGTGATGCTGACAAAGGCCAATATCAGTCCAGTGTAAATGAGAACAAAGGGTGTGAAAATATACCAGCTGGTGGTAATGTAATTGACCTAACTGAAAGTTTAGAGAATCTGGAAAGTGAGTGTGAGAAAATTGCAAATCTACCCGTCTATTCAGACCAACAAGGTCAGAGTTTGAATAATCTGAAGGTGGAAGGGGAAGAAAGCACATTTCAAGGTGAACTGCCTGAAAGTGAGCTATCCATTAGGGTTGCAAAACTGAAAACCATACAGCCACATAATCTTTCctcaaatatttcattttttgatAAAACTTCAAACTTGGATTCACTGTGCAGGCAAAAGACCATGCCAACCCAGACAATGGAGGTGCCAGCTCAGAACAGTGTTTATAACCACTGCTCTCTTGAGAATAGTGTGTCGTCACTGGTTTCAGGCAGCCAGAATAGAGCACTCATTAACAAGACCTCATCTGTAATATATCAGGAGCAAAAAGAACCAGCTTTAGTTGGCAACCATTATCAAACATCTGTCATCTATCACTCACATTTAGCAAACGGAGTCGATTCATCTGAACCCAATGAGCAGCTTTTAGTCGAATTTGGCAAAGAAGACGTTATTACCATCTCCAGCTCCGAGGAGGAAGAGCTCAATTATTCTGACATGGACTTGTCTGACAGCGACCCAATGGAAGAATGCTACAGGATCTTCATGGAGGCAAATAATGAAGATGGGAAGGGACGTGAGGAGCAAACCAGTTTGTCA GATGGAACTATGGATGTAGAGAAGCAGGAGTTGACTGTCGCTCCCCAAGTGTTACCAGGAAAGAAGAGAGTGGCTCACGAAGCCAAACATACAGAG CCAATGGCGAAGATCAGACCTGAGCCTCAGGTATTGGTCCCCCTGCGTGGGCCAGTGGCTTCAGGATTTGGCTCCCAGACCTCAGTCACTTCAAAGATTCAGCAGGTACAGCAAAGAGCCTCCATGGTGGCTGCTTCAATAAAGGGTGGTCAAGCATTTGTCTCCATGACCTCTCAGAAGAAGCAAGAGACCCAGACTACTGCTGGTCCTTCCACTCATGCCCATGTAGACACGCAACCTGCCCCTGTGCAAAATG CTTACACAAACTACCTGTCTTTGGGAACTGCTGTGATTGAAGTAGGCAATAACTTGCACTTCATCCTCCCAGAGGGCACCTTCCCTTTTCCTGTAACTTCAAGTTCCAGCCCTGTTACCTCAGTGTTGACTCCGGTCAGAATCGTGCCCAGGAGCAATCATCTTAGTATGAAACAACTTTGTCATAAAGCTGCAATAACCCCTGTGCAAAGATACCACACAACAGCACCTGTGCTCATTCCTGCTCAAACTCGGAAACCTTCACTGGCCTCTGCCTCAGCACATTCAAATCCAGCTGCCTCCACTACTACTCCTCCTGCTGCCCATACTGTTGCTGCCAAG ccTGTGCCAACTAAACGTAAGCTGAAGCAAGAGGCCGCCAAAGAAAAAGTTCCCCATGATCTCAGACAGCGATACGTCAACATATTTACAGAGGAGTTCCTCAAAACAACAGCCAATGTCAATGATGCCTTTGAAAAA GCTGTTGCCGAGGAACGGACAGTGTACAATCGCAGTGCGAACAAGCTGAAATATTTGAGCGTGGCTGTTAATTCACTAAAGAGGCTGAAGAATCTGAGCGCTGCTTCAGCTCAAG GTAGAGATGAGGTAAACGGTCATGGATCCAAAGGCAACATACCACTTCACCGGGAGATGTTGAGAGGAAATG ATGATATGGCATTGTATGAGGGTTTGAAGGATTATCTTTTGACTGAGGAAAAGCTAATTGAGAGCAACTTCCCTGTCCAGCACCCAGAGAAACCTGGCTGTGCTGCTCTGTTTGCTGACCCCAAAAAAGGCATCACAGACC CTCTGAAGAGGATCTGCTGTCGATGTGGGGCCACGTACTCTGTGAGCCAATCGGGCAAACATGTTCGCAAGGAGGAGTGTACCTATCATTATGGGAAAGGAGTTGAAAATAGAG TGCCAGGTGGAGTGGAGACTCGCTACAGCTGCTGTCAAGGAGTCATGGGAGCACCTGGATGTCAAGTGTTTCAG TTGCATGTCCATGACTCCCTCAGCCTAGAAGGGTTTGTGTCTACTAGCCCCAGACATTCCTTGGATAAGAGCTGTCCTGGGGTCTACTCCTTGGATTGTGAAATG TGTTACACTGTTCATGGTCTGGAGCTGTCCAGAGTGACGGTGGTCAACTCTAGTCTGCAAGTTATCTACGACACCTTCGTCAGACCTGATAATGAGGTCATCGATTATAACACAAG GTTTTCAGGCATCAGTGTGGAGGATGTGAAAAGTAACAAAACATCGATCAGAGAGGTGCACGAGACCTTATTGAGCTTCATTAGTGCCGACACCATTCTGATCGGACATGGCCTGGAAATGGACCTCTGTGCCCTGAAG TTATTTCATGGCAATATGGTGGACACCTCAGTGGTCTTCCCCCACCGCTTGGGCCCCCCTCACAAGCTTACCCTCAACAACCTCACTGCTGAATACCTGCGCAAGATCATCCAAGAGAGCGGTGGGTCATCATGGATTACTTGCAGCCACCATAACAGTGTTATGAtccaaataaagacaaaattaCAATCCTATTtgagtgtaaataaaatgtatgtctgA
- the zgc:152968 gene encoding RNA exonuclease 1 homolog isoform X4 has product MFPSSGLFAGLICPVSKYGVCERPHCPYKHAFTVRDDVSGSSTVVDSAGVRNYYSSVCAAPVREETVDDSIQELERINKEIETVRHEVELEQRRLSCYQTIRVDQRNTVCSLSDSKSESAGKNADKGSCGLSSCTDFYETNTQVRKYVVDNSKPRTDLEYDPLSNFSAGLRSCSTSVKEQKPKIVQETRLVVQANTPSPEPLDSNEDSVLIIDIPPSPDKNLIGIQEPVCVAGNSKGTVEQTNEFKTAEISLDSSPLCFTKAMAYQITPCVSVRAAVKVYNHCDADKGQYQSSVNENKGCENIPAGGNVIDLTESLENLESECEKIANLPVYSDQQGQSLNNLKVEGEESTFQGELPESELSIRVAKLKTIQPHNLSSNISFFDKTSNLDSLCRQKTMPTQTMEVPAQNSVYNHCSLENSVSSLVSGSQNRALINKTSSVIYQEQKEPALVGNHYQTSVIYHSHLANGVDSSEPNEQLLVEFGKEDVITISSSEEEELNYSDMDLSDSDPMEECYRIFMEANNEDGKGREEQTSLSDGTMDVEKQELTVAPQVLPGKKRVAHEAKHTEQPMAKIRPEPQVLVPLRGPVASGFGSQTSVTSKIQQKKQETQTTAGPSTHAHVDTQPAPVQNAYTNYLSLGTAVIEVGNNLHFILPEGTFPFPVTSSSSPVTSVLTPVRIVPRSNHLSMKQLCHKAAITPVQRYHTTAPVLIPAQTRKPSLASASAHSNPAASTTTPPAAHTVAAKPVPTKRKLKQEAAKEKVPHDLRQRYVNIFTEEFLKTTANVNDAFEKAVAEERTVYNRSANKLKYLSVAVNSLKRLKNLSAASAQGRDEVNGHGSKGNIPLHREMLRGNDDMALYEGLKDYLLTEEKLIESNFPVQHPEKPGCAALFADPKKGITDPLKRICCRCGATYSVSQSGKHVRKEECTYHYGKGVENRVPGGVETRYSCCQGVMGAPGCQVFQLHVHDSLSLEGFVSTSPRHSLDKSCPGVYSLDCEMCYTVHGLELSRVTVVNSSLQVIYDTFVRPDNEVIDYNTRFSGISVEDVKSNKTSIREVHETLLSFISADTILIGHGLEMDLCALKLFHGNMVDTSVVFPHRLGPPHKLTLNNLTAEYLRKIIQESGGSSWITCSHHNSVMIQIKTKLQSYLSVNKMYV; this is encoded by the exons ATGTTTCCCTCGTCGGGTCTCTTTGCTGGTTTAATATGTCCTGTCTCTAAATATGGGGTTTGTGAGCGACCTCATTGCCCATACAAACATGCTTTCACGGTACGGGACGATGTGTCTGGTTCCTCCACAGTGGTCGACTCAGCAG GAGTCAGAAATTACTACTCATCTGTCTGTGCTGCACCAGTGAGAGAGGAGACTGTAGATGATAGCATCCAGGAGCTGGAACGGATCAACAAAGAGATTGAGACTGTCAGGCAtgaggtggagctggagcaaCGGCGACTGTCATGCTACCAGACCATACGGGTGGACCAAAGAAATACTGTGTGTAGTCTTTCTGATTCCAAGTCTGAAAGTGCTGGTAAAAATGCAGACAAAGGCTCTTGTGGACTGTCTTCATGCACAGACTTTTATGAGACAAACACCCAAGTAAGGAAGTATGTTGTTGACAACTCAAAACCCAGGACTGACTTGGAGTATGACCCATTGTCCAACTTTTCTGCTGGTTTACGGTCTTGCAGCACCTCTGTTAAGGAGCAGAAACCTAAAATTGTGCAAGAAACAAGGCTAGTTGTTCAGGCTAATACCCCGTCTCCTGAGCCTCTTGACTCAAATGAAGACAGTGTCCTGATTATTGACATTCCTCCCTCACCTGACAAAAACCTAATTGGAATTCAGGAACCTGTTTGTGTTGCTGGCAACTCCAAGGGCACAGTAGAACAAACAAATGAGTTCAAAACAGCAGAAATTTCACTAGATTCTTCACCATTATGCTTTACAAAAGCTATGGCATACCAGATCACACCATGTGTATCAGTGCGGGCGGCAGTTAAAGTTTATAATCATTGTGATGCTGACAAAGGCCAATATCAGTCCAGTGTAAATGAGAACAAAGGGTGTGAAAATATACCAGCTGGTGGTAATGTAATTGACCTAACTGAAAGTTTAGAGAATCTGGAAAGTGAGTGTGAGAAAATTGCAAATCTACCCGTCTATTCAGACCAACAAGGTCAGAGTTTGAATAATCTGAAGGTGGAAGGGGAAGAAAGCACATTTCAAGGTGAACTGCCTGAAAGTGAGCTATCCATTAGGGTTGCAAAACTGAAAACCATACAGCCACATAATCTTTCctcaaatatttcattttttgatAAAACTTCAAACTTGGATTCACTGTGCAGGCAAAAGACCATGCCAACCCAGACAATGGAGGTGCCAGCTCAGAACAGTGTTTATAACCACTGCTCTCTTGAGAATAGTGTGTCGTCACTGGTTTCAGGCAGCCAGAATAGAGCACTCATTAACAAGACCTCATCTGTAATATATCAGGAGCAAAAAGAACCAGCTTTAGTTGGCAACCATTATCAAACATCTGTCATCTATCACTCACATTTAGCAAACGGAGTCGATTCATCTGAACCCAATGAGCAGCTTTTAGTCGAATTTGGCAAAGAAGACGTTATTACCATCTCCAGCTCCGAGGAGGAAGAGCTCAATTATTCTGACATGGACTTGTCTGACAGCGACCCAATGGAAGAATGCTACAGGATCTTCATGGAGGCAAATAATGAAGATGGGAAGGGACGTGAGGAGCAAACCAGTTTGTCA GATGGAACTATGGATGTAGAGAAGCAGGAGTTGACTGTCGCTCCCCAAGTGTTACCAGGAAAGAAGAGAGTGGCTCACGAAGCCAAACATACAGAG CAGCCAATGGCGAAGATCAGACCTGAGCCTCAGGTATTGGTCCCCCTGCGTGGGCCAGTGGCTTCAGGATTTGGCTCCCAGACCTCAGTCACTTCAAAGATTCAGCAG AAGAAGCAAGAGACCCAGACTACTGCTGGTCCTTCCACTCATGCCCATGTAGACACGCAACCTGCCCCTGTGCAAAATG CTTACACAAACTACCTGTCTTTGGGAACTGCTGTGATTGAAGTAGGCAATAACTTGCACTTCATCCTCCCAGAGGGCACCTTCCCTTTTCCTGTAACTTCAAGTTCCAGCCCTGTTACCTCAGTGTTGACTCCGGTCAGAATCGTGCCCAGGAGCAATCATCTTAGTATGAAACAACTTTGTCATAAAGCTGCAATAACCCCTGTGCAAAGATACCACACAACAGCACCTGTGCTCATTCCTGCTCAAACTCGGAAACCTTCACTGGCCTCTGCCTCAGCACATTCAAATCCAGCTGCCTCCACTACTACTCCTCCTGCTGCCCATACTGTTGCTGCCAAG ccTGTGCCAACTAAACGTAAGCTGAAGCAAGAGGCCGCCAAAGAAAAAGTTCCCCATGATCTCAGACAGCGATACGTCAACATATTTACAGAGGAGTTCCTCAAAACAACAGCCAATGTCAATGATGCCTTTGAAAAA GCTGTTGCCGAGGAACGGACAGTGTACAATCGCAGTGCGAACAAGCTGAAATATTTGAGCGTGGCTGTTAATTCACTAAAGAGGCTGAAGAATCTGAGCGCTGCTTCAGCTCAAG GTAGAGATGAGGTAAACGGTCATGGATCCAAAGGCAACATACCACTTCACCGGGAGATGTTGAGAGGAAATG ATGATATGGCATTGTATGAGGGTTTGAAGGATTATCTTTTGACTGAGGAAAAGCTAATTGAGAGCAACTTCCCTGTCCAGCACCCAGAGAAACCTGGCTGTGCTGCTCTGTTTGCTGACCCCAAAAAAGGCATCACAGACC CTCTGAAGAGGATCTGCTGTCGATGTGGGGCCACGTACTCTGTGAGCCAATCGGGCAAACATGTTCGCAAGGAGGAGTGTACCTATCATTATGGGAAAGGAGTTGAAAATAGAG TGCCAGGTGGAGTGGAGACTCGCTACAGCTGCTGTCAAGGAGTCATGGGAGCACCTGGATGTCAAGTGTTTCAG TTGCATGTCCATGACTCCCTCAGCCTAGAAGGGTTTGTGTCTACTAGCCCCAGACATTCCTTGGATAAGAGCTGTCCTGGGGTCTACTCCTTGGATTGTGAAATG TGTTACACTGTTCATGGTCTGGAGCTGTCCAGAGTGACGGTGGTCAACTCTAGTCTGCAAGTTATCTACGACACCTTCGTCAGACCTGATAATGAGGTCATCGATTATAACACAAG GTTTTCAGGCATCAGTGTGGAGGATGTGAAAAGTAACAAAACATCGATCAGAGAGGTGCACGAGACCTTATTGAGCTTCATTAGTGCCGACACCATTCTGATCGGACATGGCCTGGAAATGGACCTCTGTGCCCTGAAG TTATTTCATGGCAATATGGTGGACACCTCAGTGGTCTTCCCCCACCGCTTGGGCCCCCCTCACAAGCTTACCCTCAACAACCTCACTGCTGAATACCTGCGCAAGATCATCCAAGAGAGCGGTGGGTCATCATGGATTACTTGCAGCCACCATAACAGTGTTATGAtccaaataaagacaaaattaCAATCCTATTtgagtgtaaataaaatgtatgtctgA